The following proteins are co-located in the Cydia fagiglandana chromosome 2, ilCydFagi1.1, whole genome shotgun sequence genome:
- the LOC134679539 gene encoding large ribosomal subunit protein uL24m: MRIISFLAKKVGDLTVKYSNLPESYIKRSYEQVYWKNPAGYPQYPKAQVARKKYRFTTNRPWTGQFRMQNERNVHRKKVFLEPVGEWSFFRGDRVEVMVGKDKGKQGIVVQVIQERNWVIVEGLNTHLRTVGKDKEFPGVTIRSEAPLLVTTDVKLVDPETLKPTEVEWRYTEEGEKVRVSTASSRIIPIPKAAEETIDYKSKELYLENDEKDTKTDAVTKITFQPRLATFEMDVMESMGIKEDRVPARTYWY; this comes from the exons ATGCGAATAATAAGTTTCCTAGCCAAAAAAGTCGGCGACCTCACCGTTAAATACTCAAATTTACCGGAGTCTTACATAAAAAGAAGTTATGAGCAG GTGTATTGGAAGAACCCCGCGGGCTACCCACAGTACCCGAAGGCGCAGGTAGCTCGCAAGAAGTACCGTTTCACCACGAACCGTCCATGGACTGGCCAGTTCCGTATGCAAAATGAACGAAATGTGCATAGGAAAAAAGTATTCTTGGAGCCTGTTGGAGAATGGAGTTTCTTTAG agGTGACCGGGTGGAGGTGATGGTGGGCAAAGACAAGGGCAAGCAGGGCATTGTGGTGCAGGTGATACAGGAGCGCAACTGGGTCATTGTGGAGGGGCTCAACACACACCTCAGAACA GTAGGCAAAGACAAGGAGTTCCCGGGCGTGACAATAAGATCAGAAGCGCCCTTGCTGGTCACCACTGATGTCAAATTAGTGGATCCCGAAACACTCAAGCCAACTGAAGTTGAGTGGCGGTATACGGAGGAGGGcgaaaaa GTTCGAGTCTCAACAGCCAGCAGCCGCATCATCCCAATACCAAAGGCGGCCGAAGAAACCATAGATTATAAAAGCAAGGAGCTGTATTTGGAAAACGACGAGAAGGATACCAAAACTGATGCTGTCACCAAG ATCACGTTCCAGCCCAGACTAGCCACTTTCGAGATGGACGTCATGGaatctatgggcatcaaagaaGACCGGGTGCCGGCCAGGACCTACTGGTACTGA